CGCCTTCCTGGCGGCACTCCTGTTCCACGGATTGCCGTTCGTACCGGAGACGGCCCAGGACTGGGTCGCGGAGAATCTGCAGAACGCCATCATGATCAATCTCGTGCTGGCGGTGTTCAACATGCTGCCGATCCCGCCGCTCGATGGCGGGCGCGTCCTGACGGGGCTGTTGCCAGCACCACTCGGACGACGCTTCGGCCGGCTGGAACGCTACGGTATTCTGCTGGTGCTGGCGCTGTTGGTCTTGCTGCCGACGCTGGGCGCGGAGCTGGGAATGAACCTGAACGTGCTGCCTTGGCTCCTAGCGGAGCCGGTCGATGTGCTGTTCCGCGCCATCGCCAAGCTCGCGGGCTTCGGTTGGCAATGACGGACGTACTCGACAATTTCGAGTCCAAGGGCGCCGCCCCGGAGCCCGAGCGGCTGGTGGTCGACGTCGACGGCTACGAGGGCCCCATCGACGTGCTCCTGAGCTTGGCTCGGGAGCAGAAAGTCGACCTCAAGCGCATCTCGATCCTGCAGCTGGTCGAGCAGTACCTCACCTTTGTGCAAACGGCGCGACGGCTCCGGCTGGAGCTGGCGGCGGACTATCTGGTGATCGCCGCCTGGCTCGCCTACCTCAAGTCCCGTCTGCTGCTGCCCGAGCCGCCGGACGACGACGAGCCTTCGGGCGAGGAGCTGGCGGCGCAGCTGACCTTCCAGCTGCAACGCCTGGAGGCGATGCAGACCGCGGCGGTCAGGCTGATGGCGCGGGCGCGTCTTGGCGTCGATCGCTTTTCGCGCGGCGAGCCGCAGAGCTTTCGCAGCCGCAAACGGCCGATCTTCGAGGTCACGCTCTACGAGCTGCTCGCCGCCTATGGCGAGCACAAGGCGCGGGAGGAGGGGCAGACGCTCCACATCGCGCCGACCGAGCTCTATGCGGTCGAGCAGGCCCTCGAGCGCCTGCAAGAGCTGGTGGGGCGCTCGCCCGATTGGCAGACGCTCACCAGCTTCCTGCCGGCTGCCATCAAGGACGGGTTGATCGCGCGCTCGGCCTTGGCCTCCACCTTCGTCGCCAGCCTGGAGCTCGCGCGCGAGGGCAAACTGCAGCTTCGCCAGCTCGAGCGCTTCGGGCCGATCTATCTTCGCGCAATGAGGTCGACGCAATGACCGATGCAGCTCCCGACACCGACACCCAACGCTGGCTGCGCATGCTGGAGGCGATGCTGTTCGCCTCGGCCGCACCGATCGCCGAGGAAGACCTGGCCGAGCGCTTGCCCGAAGGCAGCGACGTGAAGGCGCTGCTGCAGAGCCTGGCTCAGCACTACGAAGGCCGCGGCGTCACCTTGCTGCAGGTCGCCGGCAAATGGGCGTTCCGCACCGCGCCCGATCTTGCCGAGGCGCTCAGCGCCGAGATCACCGTCACCCGCAAGCTGAGCCGGGCGGCAATCGAGACCATGGCCATCATCGCCTACCACCAGCCCGTCACCCGCGCCGAGATCGAGCAGATCCGCGGCGTCGCCCTCAGCCGAGGCACCCTCGACATGCTAATGGCTGCCGCCTGGATCCGTCCGAAGGGAAGACGGCAGACCCCGGGGCGGCCTGCGACCTGGGTCACGACCGAAGGCTTCCTCGACCATTTCGGCCTCGACCGGTTGGACGATCTTCCTGGCGTGGAGGAGCTGCGCGCCGCCGGACTCCTCGACCGCCGTCCTGGCGTCACCATCGCCATGCGCGATGAGGACGTCGACACCGAGGTGGAGGCGGAGGAAGAAGAGAGCGAGCGCACGGGCATCGAGGAAGAACAGGGTAAGGGGGCGAGCGGCAACGCCTAGCCCTTCCGCGATGCCAAGCATCGCTCTCGTTCTATTCGATCTGGACGATGTCCTGTGCAGCTATGACCGGCCGGCTCATATCGCCCGGATCGCAGCGCTCGCCGGCAAACAGCCGGAAGACGTCCACAGGGCGATCTGGGCTTCAGGGTTCGATGCCGAGGCCGATGCCGGCGCCTTCGATGCCGATCAGTACTTGCGTGGAATTCACGCGCGCATCGGCTATAAGCTGACCCGGCTGGAATGGGTCGCCGGCCGCAAGGCAACGACAAGGCCGGCGCCGGCCGTGCTCGCCTTGGTCAAGACCGTGGCGCTGAAGGCCCGGGTCGCGGTCCTGACGAACAACACGACCTTGGTGACGGATCACATCGACGAGTTCCTGCCGGAGCTGAGATCGCATTTCGGCGAGGCCGTATACGCTTCGGCCGAGCTGGGGGCGGCGAAACCCGACGCCGAAGCTTATCGACGCTGCTTGGCGCGGCTCGACATGGCGCCGGCCGAGACGCTGTTCATCGACGATCTGGAAGAGAATGTCGCGGGGGCCCGTCAGGCCGGTCTCCAGGCGCATCGTCACACCTCCCTGGACGCCCTGACGGACGTGCTCAGGCATCACCGGATGCTCTGAAGCCGGCGTAGCGCGTACGCGACGCCGGCGCTACCCTCGGGAGCATGAACACGCTCCCCCGGGCGATCCTGCTGGATCTCGACGACACCATCCTGTCCTCCTACGGACGACCTGAGATCGCCTGGGCGAAGGTGACGGCTTCGTTCGCAAGCGCTCTACTGCCCCTGTCGTCGCCCACCGTGGCCACTGCGGTCGCCGACATTGCCCGCGCGTTCTGGAGCGATCCAGCGGCGCACAAATTCTGGCGCGGCCATCTGGGCGAGGCGCGCCGGCGTATCGCAGCGACCGCGCTCGCCCGGTTAGCGCCCGACCGCAACCCAGAGGATCGGGCGGAGCTGGCGATCGTCCTGGCCGACCGCTTCACGGCATTGCGGGAGGAGGAGATGCATCTGTTTGACGGCGCCGCCGAGACGCTCGATCGGCTGCGTCTCTTGGGCGTCGGCTTGGCGCTGATCACCAACGGCGCGGCCGAGACGCAACGGGCCAAGATCCGGCGCTTCGACCTCGAGCACCGGTTCGATCATATCCAGATCGAGGGAGAGTGCGGATTTGGCAAGCCCGAGGAGCGTGCTTATACCCACGCTATGATGGTGCTCAAGGTGCGCCCGAACGAGGCGTGGATGGTCGGCGATAATTTGGAGTGGGAGGTCGCGGCCCCGCAGCGCCTGGGCATTCACGCAATCTGGCTAGATGCCTACGATGCCGGCCTGCCACCCGGCAGCACGATCCGCCCCGACCGGATCGTGCGCAGCCTAACCGAGCTGCTGGCGCCGCGCGGCACCAAGGAACCGTGACTGCCGCATTGACGCGGGCTCATAGCGTAGGCTCGGAGCGGGTCAGGCGCCGGTAAAGGCCTGGATGCCGGTCTGGGCACGGCCGAGGATGAGGGCGTGGATGTCGTGGGTGCCCTCATAGGTGTTGACCGCCTCCAGATTCAGCACGTGGCGGATGACATGGAACTCGTCGGCGATGCCGTTGCCGCCGTGCATGTCGCGGGCCACCCGGGCGATGTCGAGGGACTTGCCGCAGGAGTTGCGCTTGACCATCGAGATGAGCTCAGGCGGGCAGCGTCCCTCGTCCTTGAGCCGGCCGACCCGAAGGCAGGTCTGCAGCCCGAGGGTGATCTCGGTCTGCATGTCGGCGAGCTTCTTCTGGATGAGCTGATTGGCCGCCAGCGGACGGCCGAACTGCTTCCTTTCCATAGTGTAGGTCCGCGCCGCATGCCAGCAGAACTCGGCGGCGCCCAAGGCTCCCCAGGCAATGCCGAAGCGCGCATTGTTGAGGCAGCCGAACGGCCCCTTGAGACCGCTCACATTCGGCAGCAGCGCATCTTCCGGCAGCTCGACATCGTCCATCACCACCTCGCCGGTGACCGAGGCGCGGAGCGCGAACTTGCCTTCGATCTTAGGCGTGGAGAGACCCTTGGCGCCGCGCTCCACGACGAAGCCGCGGATGACCCCGTCTTCGGTCTTGGCCCAGATCACGAACACATCGGCGATGGGCGCATTGCTGATCCAGGTCTTGGCGCCCTTGAGCAGATAGCCGCCCTGCACCTTGCGGGCGCGGGTGGTCATGCCTCCGGGATCGGAGCCGTGATCGGGCTCGGTCAGGCCGAAGGCGCCGACGAGCTCGCCGGTCGCCAACCGCGGCAGGTACTTCTGCCGCTGCGCCTCGGTGCCGTAGGCGTGGATCGGATGCATGACCAGGCTCGACTGCACGCTCAAGGTCGAGCGATAGCCGGAATCCACCCGCTCGATCTCGCGGGCTATCAGGCCATAGGAGACGTAATTCACCCCGGCGCAGCCATAGCCGCTGATGGTCGAGCCGAGAAGCCCGAGCTTGCCCATCTCGCCGAGCACGTCGCGGTCGACGCGTTCGTGACGAAACGCATCCACGATGCGCGGCATCAGCGTTTCTAGCGCGAAGGAGCGCGTCGTGTCGCGGATCAAACGCTCCGATTCGCTGAGCTGCTCGTCCAGGAGCAGCGGATCATCCCACTGAAACGTCGGTTTCTCGGCCGGCTTGTCGGCGCGCAAAGCAGTCATGGGGTCTCTCCGGAGATCTTTCTTACTATATACGCGCTTGACGGCGCTCGGCCAGCCAATGGCGGGAGTGACAGGAGCGGAGTCCGGGTGCAAACTTTCCGACTATGGATCACACCTCCGGCGACCGCGAGGTCCTGTTCGAATTCCACCGCGTCGGCGCCTATGTGAAGGTGAGCGCCGTCGATGCCAAGACCGGCGTCGAGGTTTCGATCGTTGGCGCGGCCGGCGCCGGCGAGGCCATGCTGAAGCGCACTGCGCTCAGCAAGCTCATCTACGTGCTGCGCAAGCATGGGCAGCTAAGCGCCTGAGCCAACGGCACTCTCCGGGCGAGGCCGGTGACTTTCGCCTTGCGTCGCCCCCAATGCA
The DNA window shown above is from Pseudomonadota bacterium and carries:
- a CDS encoding acyl-CoA dehydrogenase, with amino-acid sequence MTALRADKPAEKPTFQWDDPLLLDEQLSESERLIRDTTRSFALETLMPRIVDAFRHERVDRDVLGEMGKLGLLGSTISGYGCAGVNYVSYGLIAREIERVDSGYRSTLSVQSSLVMHPIHAYGTEAQRQKYLPRLATGELVGAFGLTEPDHGSDPGGMTTRARKVQGGYLLKGAKTWISNAPIADVFVIWAKTEDGVIRGFVVERGAKGLSTPKIEGKFALRASVTGEVVMDDVELPEDALLPNVSGLKGPFGCLNNARFGIAWGALGAAEFCWHAARTYTMERKQFGRPLAANQLIQKKLADMQTEITLGLQTCLRVGRLKDEGRCPPELISMVKRNSCGKSLDIARVARDMHGGNGIADEFHVIRHVLNLEAVNTYEGTHDIHALILGRAQTGIQAFTGA
- a CDS encoding HAD family hydrolase yields the protein MNTLPRAILLDLDDTILSSYGRPEIAWAKVTASFASALLPLSSPTVATAVADIARAFWSDPAAHKFWRGHLGEARRRIAATALARLAPDRNPEDRAELAIVLADRFTALREEEMHLFDGAAETLDRLRLLGVGLALITNGAAETQRAKIRRFDLEHRFDHIQIEGECGFGKPEERAYTHAMMVLKVRPNEAWMVGDNLEWEVAAPQRLGIHAIWLDAYDAGLPPGSTIRPDRIVRSLTELLAPRGTKEP
- a CDS encoding segregation/condensation protein A, producing the protein MTDVLDNFESKGAAPEPERLVVDVDGYEGPIDVLLSLAREQKVDLKRISILQLVEQYLTFVQTARRLRLELAADYLVIAAWLAYLKSRLLLPEPPDDDEPSGEELAAQLTFQLQRLEAMQTAAVRLMARARLGVDRFSRGEPQSFRSRKRPIFEVTLYELLAAYGEHKAREEGQTLHIAPTELYAVEQALERLQELVGRSPDWQTLTSFLPAAIKDGLIARSALASTFVASLELAREGKLQLRQLERFGPIYLRAMRSTQ
- a CDS encoding HAD family phosphatase gives rise to the protein MPSIALVLFDLDDVLCSYDRPAHIARIAALAGKQPEDVHRAIWASGFDAEADAGAFDADQYLRGIHARIGYKLTRLEWVAGRKATTRPAPAVLALVKTVALKARVAVLTNNTTLVTDHIDEFLPELRSHFGEAVYASAELGAAKPDAEAYRRCLARLDMAPAETLFIDDLEENVAGARQAGLQAHRHTSLDALTDVLRHHRML
- the scpB gene encoding SMC-Scp complex subunit ScpB; translation: MTDAAPDTDTQRWLRMLEAMLFASAAPIAEEDLAERLPEGSDVKALLQSLAQHYEGRGVTLLQVAGKWAFRTAPDLAEALSAEITVTRKLSRAAIETMAIIAYHQPVTRAEIEQIRGVALSRGTLDMLMAAAWIRPKGRRQTPGRPATWVTTEGFLDHFGLDRLDDLPGVEELRAAGLLDRRPGVTIAMRDEDVDTEVEAEEEESERTGIEEEQGKGASGNA
- a CDS encoding site-2 protease family protein — protein: MASLTNALYLASVWVVPVVIAITLHEAAHGYVAWRLGDDTAMRLGRVTFNPLRHVDPFGTILLPGLLLLLRAPFLFGYAKPVPVNFGRLLRPRRDMILVAAAGPAINILLAFLAALLFHGLPFVPETAQDWVAENLQNAIMINLVLAVFNMLPIPPLDGGRVLTGLLPAPLGRRFGRLERYGILLVLALLVLLPTLGAELGMNLNVLPWLLAEPVDVLFRAIAKLAGFGWQ